A part of Carcharodon carcharias isolate sCarCar2 chromosome 6, sCarCar2.pri, whole genome shotgun sequence genomic DNA contains:
- the LOC121278812 gene encoding transcription factor 24-like, which produces MVQPKKGLMDSAAVPKAMIEDSPGSSPSSDPDSLICPIRKHSELASRSKVVRTRGRPAAANAARERSRVQTLRHAFLELQKTLPSVPPDTKLSKLDVLILATTYIAHLTRTLEESLEEGEGRRSAELMHSLKVDGYLHPVKKWPMRSRLYVGATGQFLNSGQSENQTQGETISPDPV; this is translated from the exons ATGGTTCAGCCTAAGAAAGGTCTAATGGATTCCGCTGCTGTTCCAAAGGCCATGATCGAAGACAGTCCTGGTTCCAGCCCCAGCTCGGATCCTGACTCTTTGATCTGTCCCATTCGAAAGCACTCGGAATTGGCTTCTCGCTCGAAGGTGGTGCGTACTAGGGGCAGGCCTGCGGCAGCAAACGCAGCCCGGGAGCGTAGCCGAGTACAGACCCTGCGGCATGCCTTCTTAGAGCTACAAAAAACTCTACCTTCAGTTCCTCCGGACACCAAACTGTCCAAACTGGACGTCCTAATCCTGGCAACGACCTACATTGCACATCTCACCCGTACCCTAGAAGAAAGTCTGGAGGAGGGAGAAGGTCGAAGGTCTGCTGAGTTAATGCACTCCCTCAAGGTGGACGGATATCTGCACCCAGTCAAA AAGTGGCCGATGCGATCCCGGTTGTACGTCGGTGCAACAGGTCAATTTTTGAATTCGGGTCAGTCAGAGAATCAAACTCAAGGAGAGACGATCAGCCCTGATCCTGTCTAA